A genomic segment from Lutibacter sp. A80 encodes:
- a CDS encoding HD domain-containing protein gives MNDKNTNKLKILNDPIYGFITIPNALIYDLIEHPYFQRLRRISQMGMSYLVYPGAHHTRFHHALGCMHLMQKTVHILKFKGVEISEEEANALYIAILLHDIGHGPFSHALEKSIATGINHETISLKFMEALNVDFKGKLSLAITIFKGDYPRKFLHQLIASQLDMDRLDYLKRDSFYTGVSEGNINSERLITMLNVIDDELVVEEKGIYSVEKFIVARRLMYWQVYLHKTGLGAEKQLERVLMRAKELVLNGAKLPASKAFNYFLINQIDEANFTTKTLKIFAKLDNYDVLASIKEWISNEDFILSKLSESLINRILPKVVLQNKPFRKEEVQRVKDLVKKNFNLSNKEVDYLVYNGKICNQAYDSTKNTIKLLFKNGEVKDVVEVSDHFNIQALSKPVNKYYLCYPKK, from the coding sequence TTGAACGATAAAAACACGAACAAACTTAAAATATTAAACGATCCAATTTATGGATTTATTACTATTCCAAATGCATTAATATACGATTTAATAGAACACCCTTATTTTCAGCGTTTAAGAAGAATATCTCAAATGGGGATGTCTTATTTAGTATATCCTGGTGCACATCATACACGGTTTCATCATGCTTTAGGTTGTATGCATTTAATGCAAAAAACGGTCCATATTTTAAAATTTAAAGGTGTGGAAATTTCCGAAGAAGAAGCAAATGCACTTTATATAGCAATTTTATTACACGATATTGGGCACGGACCTTTTTCACATGCCTTAGAAAAAAGTATTGCTACAGGTATAAACCATGAAACAATTTCATTAAAATTTATGGAAGCGTTAAATGTTGATTTTAAAGGTAAATTAAGTTTAGCTATAACTATTTTTAAAGGAGATTATCCTCGTAAGTTTTTACATCAATTAATTGCAAGTCAGTTAGATATGGATCGGTTAGACTATTTAAAAAGAGATAGTTTTTATACAGGTGTTTCTGAAGGAAATATAAATTCTGAACGATTAATAACCATGTTAAATGTAATAGATGATGAATTAGTTGTTGAAGAAAAAGGTATTTATTCTGTAGAAAAATTTATTGTAGCAAGACGTTTAATGTATTGGCAAGTATACCTTCATAAAACGGGACTAGGAGCTGAAAAACAACTAGAAAGAGTATTAATGCGCGCAAAAGAATTAGTGTTAAATGGAGCTAAATTACCAGCTAGTAAAGCATTTAATTACTTTTTAATCAACCAAATAGATGAAGCTAATTTTACAACAAAAACATTAAAAATATTTGCCAAGTTAGATAATTATGATGTTTTGGCTTCTATAAAAGAATGGATTTCTAATGAAGATTTTATTCTTTCAAAACTCTCAGAAAGTTTAATTAATAGAATATTACCTAAAGTTGTATTGCAAAATAAACCTTTTAGAAAAGAGGAAGTTCAACGTGTAAAAGACCTTGTAAAAAAGAATTTTAATTTAAGTAATAAAGAAGTAGATTATTTAGTTTACAATGGTAAAATTTGTAATCAGGCATACGATTCAACTAAAAATACAATAAAATTACTATTTAAAAATGGAGAAGTTAAAGATGTTGTTGAAGTATCAGATCATTTTAATATTCAGGCACTTTCTAAACCCGTAAATAAGTATTATTTGTGTTATCCTAAGAAATAG
- a CDS encoding bifunctional response regulator/alkaline phosphatase family protein, protein MSEISILWVDDEIDLLKPHILFLEKKGYAVTKCNNGADAIDLCEENNYDIVFLDENMPGLSGLETLTEIKSKRANLPIVMITKSEEEYIMEDAIGNKIADYLIKPVNPNQILLSLKKNLDLSRLVSEKTTSNYQQEFRKIAMDLAMVNSYDEWITVYKKLVYWELELENINDSGMVEILESQKQEANSLFFKFIKKNYKDWINNDEEAPILSNTLFKKIIIPEVKNSKGTLLVVIDNLRYDQFNIIEKTINKYYKKQQETPYLSILPTATQYARNAIFSGLMPLEMEQKHPDLWKNDTDEGGKNLHEKEFLDTQLKRLRETIKFEYYKITNLKSGKNLADNFNTLKENDLTVVVYNFVDMISHAKTEMEVIKELASDDKAYRSLTNSWFLNSPLLDMIQKAQKLGLKLIITTDHGTINSKAPSKVIGDKNISSNLRYKTGKSLSYEDKEVYAVKNPKDILLPSLSLNSSFIFAKEDYFFAYPNNYNHFVKYYRNTYQHGGISLEEMIIPCAIFVPK, encoded by the coding sequence ATGAGTGAAATAAGTATTTTATGGGTAGATGATGAAATTGATTTACTAAAACCACATATTCTATTTTTAGAAAAAAAAGGATATGCCGTTACAAAATGTAATAATGGTGCAGATGCCATTGATTTATGTGAAGAAAATAATTACGATATTGTTTTTTTAGATGAAAACATGCCTGGTTTAAGTGGGCTAGAAACTTTAACCGAAATTAAAAGCAAACGTGCCAATCTTCCAATAGTAATGATTACTAAAAGTGAAGAAGAATATATTATGGAAGATGCCATTGGTAATAAAATTGCAGATTACTTAATAAAACCAGTAAATCCAAATCAAATTTTACTGAGCCTTAAAAAGAATTTAGACCTTTCTCGCTTGGTTTCAGAAAAAACAACTTCTAATTATCAACAAGAATTTAGAAAAATTGCTATGGATTTGGCAATGGTAAATTCTTATGACGAATGGATTACTGTTTATAAAAAATTAGTTTATTGGGAGCTAGAATTAGAAAATATTAATGATTCTGGAATGGTTGAAATTCTAGAAAGTCAGAAGCAAGAAGCAAATTCTTTATTTTTTAAATTTATCAAAAAAAATTATAAAGATTGGATTAATAATGACGAAGAAGCTCCAATCTTATCAAATACCTTATTTAAAAAAATAATAATTCCTGAAGTTAAAAACTCAAAAGGAACACTATTAGTTGTAATTGATAACTTACGTTACGACCAATTTAATATTATTGAAAAAACAATTAACAAATATTACAAAAAACAACAAGAAACTCCTTATTTAAGTATTTTACCAACGGCTACACAATATGCTAGAAATGCAATTTTCTCAGGCTTAATGCCTTTAGAAATGGAGCAAAAACATCCAGATTTATGGAAAAACGACACCGATGAAGGTGGTAAAAACTTACACGAAAAAGAATTTTTAGATACTCAATTAAAACGACTTAGAGAAACTATTAAATTTGAATATTATAAAATAACTAATTTAAAATCTGGAAAAAATTTAGCTGATAATTTTAATACTTTAAAAGAAAATGATTTAACAGTTGTTGTCTATAATTTTGTTGATATGATCTCTCATGCCAAAACAGAAATGGAAGTTATTAAAGAGTTAGCTAGTGACGATAAAGCCTATAGATCTTTAACAAATAGTTGGTTTTTAAACTCCCCTTTGTTAGATATGATTCAAAAAGCACAAAAATTAGGATTAAAATTAATAATTACTACAGACCATGGTACCATAAATTCCAAAGCTCCTTCAAAAGTAATTGGCGATAAAAATATCAGTTCAAATTTAAGGTATAAAACTGGTAAAAGTCTTTCTTATGAAGATAAAGAGGTATATGCAGTAAAAAATCCTAAAGACATTTTATTACCTTCTTTAAGTTTAAATAGTTCTTTTATTTTTGCTAAAGAAGATTACTTTTTTGCGTATCCAAATAATTACAATCACTTTGTAAAATATTATAGAAACACCTACCAACATGGAGGTATTTCTTTAGAGGAAATGATAATTCCTTGTGCTATATTTGTGCCAAAATAA